Proteins encoded by one window of Papio anubis isolate 15944 chromosome 7, Panubis1.0, whole genome shotgun sequence:
- the ZFP36L1 gene encoding mRNA decay activator protein ZFP36L1: MTTTLVSATIFDLSEVLCKGNKMLNYSAPSAGGCLLDRKAVGTPAGGGFPRRHSVTLPSSKFHQNQLLSSLKGEPAPALSSRDSRFRDRSFSEGGERLLPTQKQPGSGQVNSSRYKTELCRPFEENGACKYGDKCQFAHGIHELRSLTRHPKYKTELCRTFHTIGFCPYGPRCHFIHNAEERRALAGARDLSADRPRLQHSFSFAGFPSAAATAAATGLLDSPTSITPPPILSADDLLGSPTLPDGTNNPFAFSSQELASLFAPSMGLPGGGSPTTFLFRPMSESPHMFDSPPSPQDSLSDQEGYLSSSSSSHSGSDSPTLDNSRRLPIFSRLSISDD; encoded by the exons ATGACCACCACCCTCGTGTCTGCCACCATCTTCGACTTGAGCGAAGTTTTATGCAAG gGTAACAAGATGCTCAACTACAGTGCTCCCAGTGCAGGGGGTTGCCTGCTGGACAGAAAGGCAGTGGGCACCCCTGCTGGTGGGGGCTTCCCTCGGAGGCACTCAGTCACCCTGCCCAGCTCCAAGTTCCACCAGAACCAGCTCCTCAGCAGCCTCAAGGGTGAGCCAGCCCCCGCTCTGAGCTCGCGAGACAGCCGCTTCCGAGACCGCTCCTTCTCGGAAGGGGGCGAGCGGCTTCTGCCCACCCAGAAGCAGCCCGGGAGCGGCCAGGTCAACTCCAGCCGCTACAAGACGGAGCTGTGCCGCCCCTTTGAGGAAAACGGTGCCTGTAAGTACGGGGACAAGTGCCAGTTCGCACACGGCATCCACGAGCTCCGCAGCCTGACCCGCCACCCCAAGTACAAGACGGAGCTGTGCCGCACCTTCCACACCATCGGCTTTTGCCCCTATGGGCCCCGCTGTCACTTCATCCACAACGCCGAGGAGCGCCGTGCCCTGGCCGGGGCCCGGGACCTCTCCGCTGACCGTCCCCGCCTCCAGCATAGCTTTAGCTTTGCTGGGTTTCCCAGTGCCGCTGCCACCGCCGCTGCCACCGGGCTGCTGGACAGCCCCACGTCCATCACCCCACCCCCTATTCTGAGCGCCgatgacctcctgggctcacctACCCTGCCCGATGGCACCAATAACCCTTTTGCCTTCTCCAGCCAGGAGCTGGCAAGCCTCTTTGCCCCTAGCATGGGGCTGCCCGGGGGTGGCTCCCCAACCACCTTCCTCTTCCGGCCCATGTCCGAGTCCCCTCACATGTTTGACTCTCCCCCCAGCCCTCAGGATTCTCTCTCGGACCAGGAGGGCTACCTGAGCAGCTCCAGcagcagccacagtggctcagacTCCCCAACCTTGGACAACTCAAGACGCCTGCCCATCTTCAGCAGACTTTCCATCTCAGATGACTAA